One genomic segment of Rivularia sp. PCC 7116 includes these proteins:
- a CDS encoding 2TM domain-containing protein, producing MANSGDKISRCYSQEDVQQILQLAIARQVDDDKEFSHEVLLEIAAELDISVETLQLAEADWAAKQGEIQHRQAFNVHRQRRFKKRAGNYAIINSFLLSMDLLTGGGINWALYVVLFWGLFLGLDGWNSYQTKGEEYEAAFQRWYRKHQLKRSVDNIVNKFLKFTSG from the coding sequence ATGGCGAATTCGGGAGATAAAATTAGTCGTTGTTATAGCCAAGAAGACGTACAGCAAATTTTGCAGTTGGCGATCGCGCGTCAAGTGGATGATGATAAGGAGTTTTCCCATGAGGTGCTGTTGGAAATCGCTGCGGAGTTGGATATCTCTGTGGAAACTCTACAATTAGCAGAAGCCGATTGGGCTGCAAAACAAGGTGAAATTCAGCATAGACAAGCGTTTAATGTGCATCGTCAAAGAAGATTCAAGAAGCGTGCTGGTAATTATGCTATCATCAATTCTTTTTTGTTATCGATGGATTTGCTTACAGGTGGTGGTATTAACTGGGCGCTTTATGTTGTACTTTTTTGGGGTTTGTTTTTAGGTTTGGATGGTTGGAATAGTTATCAAACTAAAGGCGAAGAATATGAAGCAGCTTTTCAAAGATGGTATCGCAAGCACCAGTTAAAACGTTCTGTTGATAATATCGTGAATAAATTTTTGAAATTTACTTCTGGATAA
- a CDS encoding phosphodiester glycosidase family protein has translation MLDYQRPLFLKRYIFTTTMGFLLLLPLIIYGWACFSRPPQTNTEKKLFKGITYKRKFGLNIRPTVIHIVKIDLSVPGVKVLVTPPQAIGDNNTTSARTASQFLQEFKLQLAVNANYFYPFRENTPWDYYPHSGDIAYAIGQAISNGKHYSKADSKWGVLCISQQNSAQILDSGNCPQNTLQGVAGRDVFIKDGKPLKSDSEEDKPYPRVVVATNKQGNILWLVTVDGKQPLYSEGVTIAELTDIVQDLGAHAALNLDGGGSTTLVMTKNNKPKLLNAPIHTKLPMRERPVANHLGFYADGL, from the coding sequence ATGCTTGATTATCAAAGACCATTATTTTTAAAACGATATATCTTCACAACTACAATGGGCTTTCTACTATTATTGCCCTTAATAATTTATGGCTGGGCATGTTTTTCACGTCCACCTCAAACCAATACAGAAAAAAAATTATTTAAAGGTATTACCTACAAACGTAAATTTGGTTTGAATATACGTCCTACAGTAATTCATATTGTCAAAATTGATTTATCAGTACCGGGGGTAAAAGTACTGGTAACACCACCGCAGGCTATTGGTGACAATAATACAACTTCAGCGCGGACAGCTTCGCAATTTTTGCAAGAATTCAAACTTCAATTAGCTGTGAATGCTAATTATTTCTATCCTTTTCGCGAAAACACTCCTTGGGATTATTATCCCCATAGCGGAGATATCGCTTATGCTATAGGGCAAGCAATTTCTAACGGCAAGCATTACTCAAAAGCTGATAGTAAGTGGGGAGTTTTATGTATTTCTCAACAAAATAGCGCCCAAATTTTAGATAGTGGAAATTGTCCTCAAAATACGCTTCAAGGTGTTGCTGGTAGAGATGTATTTATTAAAGATGGTAAACCTTTAAAATCAGACTCCGAGGAAGATAAACCTTATCCAAGGGTTGTAGTTGCGACTAATAAACAAGGCAATATTCTTTGGCTGGTTACTGTAGATGGGAAACAGCCACTTTACAGCGAGGGAGTTACGATTGCAGAGTTGACAGATATCGTTCAAGATTTGGGCGCACATGCAGCTTTGAATTTAGATGGCGGCGGCTCAACCACATTGGTAATGACGAAGAATAATAAACCAAAGCTGCTAAATGCTCCGATTCATACTAAACTACCGATGCGGGAACGTCCAGTTGCTAACCACTTGGGTTTTTACGCAGATGGTCTGTAA
- a CDS encoding salt stress protein, Slr1339 family — protein sequence MDSIDKLLSELQAEYQQSVNSPVKKTEEGKKGKKGKKVKKVKLDSPAPSSFFASSPSKGDAIDNILAEIKQETEEKQLLEEQQKQQKLEEERIEKEKIKANNLEALKRKAQDWLNKLEPLSPEGIWFESFSKNYPSKLEAAIEYLNSEQ from the coding sequence ATGGATTCCATTGATAAATTGTTATCGGAACTTCAGGCTGAATATCAGCAATCAGTTAATTCTCCGGTTAAGAAAACTGAGGAAGGCAAGAAAGGCAAGAAGGGAAAGAAAGTAAAGAAAGTAAAGCTTGATTCACCTGCACCTTCTTCCTTTTTCGCATCTTCACCATCAAAAGGAGATGCAATAGATAATATTTTAGCTGAAATTAAACAAGAGACTGAAGAAAAACAATTATTAGAAGAACAACAAAAACAGCAAAAGCTTGAAGAAGAAAGAATAGAAAAAGAAAAAATTAAAGCGAACAATCTAGAAGCATTAAAGAGAAAAGCTCAAGATTGGTTAAACAAATTAGAACCATTATCACCCGAAGGAATATGGTTTGAAAGTTTTTCTAAAAATTATCCTTCTAAATTAGAAGCCGCAATTGAGTATTTAAACAGCGAGCAGTGA
- a CDS encoding VWA domain-containing protein encodes MLENRDYTLIIDKSGSMATPDQKGGRTRWIAAEESTFALASKCEQFDPDGITIYTFSGRFKRYENVTSNKVIQVFQENDPSGTTDLASVLKHATDNYFERKAAGETKENGETILVITDGEPDDRKAVMKVIIETSRRMDKDEELAISFIQVGKDPHATRFLKVLDDEMQSAGAKFDICDTITMDDMEDYSLSEVLLNAIID; translated from the coding sequence ATGCTAGAAAATCGCGACTATACCTTAATTATTGATAAAAGTGGTAGCATGGCAACCCCCGACCAAAAAGGTGGTAGAACCAGGTGGATAGCAGCAGAAGAATCAACTTTTGCTCTTGCTAGTAAATGCGAGCAATTTGACCCGGATGGTATAACTATCTATACTTTCTCCGGTAGATTTAAAAGATATGAAAATGTCACATCAAATAAAGTGATACAAGTTTTTCAAGAAAATGACCCCTCCGGAACTACCGATCTAGCTTCAGTATTAAAACACGCCACAGATAACTATTTTGAACGTAAAGCTGCGGGGGAGACAAAGGAAAATGGCGAGACAATCTTAGTTATTACCGATGGCGAACCCGATGATAGAAAAGCGGTGATGAAAGTAATCATCGAAACTTCTCGTCGTATGGATAAAGACGAAGAATTAGCAATTTCCTTTATTCAGGTTGGTAAAGATCCACATGCAACTCGCTTTCTCAAAGTATTAGATGACGAAATGCAAAGTGCTGGAGCCAAGTTTGATATCTGTGACACGATTACAATGGATGATATGGAAGACTATAGTCTTTCAGAAGTGTTGCTCAATGCAATTATTGATTAA
- a CDS encoding helix-turn-helix domain-containing protein has protein sequence MKPKVGNPKKAVSCEVETTLQVIGGRWKVLIIRELLLGIRRFGELQRALPGVTQKMLTQQLREMEQDGIIHREVYAEIPPKVEYSLTSLGESLQPILNAMHEWGAKRLSANSEQ, from the coding sequence ATGAAACCAAAAGTGGGAAATCCTAAAAAAGCGGTTAGCTGTGAAGTTGAAACCACTCTTCAAGTAATAGGAGGACGCTGGAAAGTATTAATTATTAGAGAATTACTATTAGGTATAAGACGCTTTGGAGAATTACAGCGTGCTTTACCGGGAGTTACCCAGAAAATGTTAACTCAGCAATTAAGAGAAATGGAACAAGATGGAATTATTCATCGGGAAGTTTATGCTGAAATACCTCCAAAAGTTGAGTATTCACTGACATCTTTAGGTGAAAGTTTGCAGCCAATTCTTAATGCAATGCATGAATGGGGAGCAAAACGGTTATCAGCGAACAGCGAACAGTGA
- a CDS encoding VWA domain-containing protein, translating to MLENRDYTLIIDKSGSMSTPDQANGKSRWEVMQESTLALARKCEKLDPDGMTVYLFSGKFKRFDDVTSDKVAQIFMENDPAGTTNLAGVLKDATDSYFKRKAAGETKPNGETILVVTDGEPDDRKPVFEVIVNASHKMEKDEELGISFVQVGRDAQAQKFLKALDDQMESIGAKFDICDTVTFDDMEDMSLTEILTNAIND from the coding sequence ATGTTAGAAAATCGCGATTACACCTTAATTATTGACAAAAGCGGTAGCATGTCAACTCCCGACCAAGCAAACGGTAAAAGTAGATGGGAAGTGATGCAAGAATCTACCCTTGCTTTAGCTAGAAAATGCGAAAAATTAGACCCCGATGGGATGACAGTTTACTTATTTTCCGGTAAGTTTAAGCGTTTTGACGATGTAACTTCAGATAAAGTAGCACAAATATTCATGGAAAATGACCCTGCGGGAACTACGAATTTAGCAGGAGTTCTCAAAGATGCTACTGATAGCTATTTCAAGCGTAAAGCAGCAGGGGAAACTAAGCCCAACGGCGAAACAATTTTAGTTGTTACAGATGGTGAACCCGACGATAGAAAGCCAGTTTTTGAAGTGATTGTCAATGCTTCTCATAAAATGGAAAAAGATGAAGAATTAGGGATATCTTTTGTTCAAGTTGGTAGAGATGCTCAAGCCCAAAAGTTTCTCAAAGCTTTAGATGACCAAATGGAATCAATTGGTGCCAAATTTGATATTTGTGACACGGTGACATTTGATGATATGGAAGATATGAGTCTTACAGAGATATTAACTAATGCAATTAATGATTAA
- a CDS encoding CDGSH iron-sulfur domain-containing protein, whose protein sequence is MNQPVIADKKPVLLELEAGTYYWCSCGESSNQPFCNGSHKGTEFTPLAFEVTEKKNVALCNCKHTGNPPYCDGSHSKL, encoded by the coding sequence GTGAATCAACCTGTAATTGCAGACAAAAAACCTGTTCTACTTGAATTAGAAGCCGGTACTTATTACTGGTGTAGCTGTGGGGAATCAAGCAATCAACCGTTTTGCAATGGTTCTCACAAAGGCACGGAATTTACTCCGCTTGCTTTTGAAGTGACTGAAAAAAAGAATGTCGCATTGTGTAACTGTAAACATACCGGCAATCCACCTTATTGCGATGGTTCTCACAGCAAACTTTGA
- a CDS encoding pentapeptide repeat-containing protein, with amino-acid sequence MNYSNLNFSNQDLRNRCFKGQNLDYANFSYSDIRGCDFTNTSLREANFQNVKAGQTAKIFICLISIAFATTIVTFHAVSSMIFGVIERQKESPVWVYGVALSISLVIAGIAGVVMSLAKKKSTLQRIAIIISGATSGAILGFFYGGTAAGGKNPQIAIASAAIGALIVAISSFCFQKGFMPIILSAAATIITYAFAFLSGTRAIAFLSTQNLIWGFSITFLSLTYIGFTLISLHYLIKEITSFSVTSFRGCDITNASFKNAKLWFSDFSNAIGKS; translated from the coding sequence ATGAATTATTCAAATTTAAATTTTAGCAATCAAGATTTAAGAAACCGCTGTTTTAAAGGTCAAAACCTGGACTATGCTAATTTTAGTTATTCAGATATTCGCGGTTGTGACTTTACTAATACTTCACTGCGAGAAGCGAATTTTCAGAATGTAAAAGCAGGTCAAACTGCTAAAATATTTATTTGTTTAATATCTATCGCGTTTGCAACGACTATTGTTACATTTCATGCGGTCAGTTCCATGATTTTTGGAGTCATAGAACGCCAAAAGGAAAGTCCAGTCTGGGTATATGGTGTAGCTTTATCTATCAGTTTAGTAATTGCCGGAATAGCTGGTGTTGTAATGAGTTTAGCCAAGAAAAAATCTACTTTACAACGTATTGCTATAATTATTTCCGGTGCGACTTCGGGAGCAATTTTAGGATTTTTCTACGGTGGTACAGCAGCTGGTGGAAAAAACCCGCAAATAGCAATAGCATCTGCCGCTATCGGAGCATTGATCGTGGCAATTTCTAGCTTTTGTTTTCAAAAAGGATTTATGCCAATTATTTTATCTGCCGCAGCAACAATTATTACCTATGCTTTTGCTTTTTTATCAGGAACCAGAGCAATTGCTTTTTTAAGCACTCAAAATCTGATATGGGGATTTAGTATAACTTTTTTATCATTAACCTACATCGGATTTACTCTTATTTCACTTCACTATTTAATTAAAGAAATAACAAGCTTTTCTGTAACATCCTTCCGAGGTTGCGATATTACCAATGCAAGTTTCAAAAACGCAAAACTATGGTTTAGTGATTTTAGCAATGCAATCGGAAAGAGTTAA
- a CDS encoding ABA4-like family protein produces MGVSELFNIANLFVLPFWALMIFLPKWKVTQKVMESYIPFIPLAGLYLYLFISSITPENAEALSNPQLADIARFFGDETAAATGWIHFLVMDLFVGRYIYLAGVKTGIWTFHSLALCLFAGPLGLLSHIFTYWISLRLFSKDSDENTTADVTVS; encoded by the coding sequence ATGGGTGTCAGCGAATTATTTAATATTGCAAATCTTTTTGTTTTACCTTTTTGGGCATTAATGATTTTTCTACCAAAATGGAAAGTTACCCAAAAAGTGATGGAGTCATATATCCCGTTTATACCTTTAGCTGGGCTATATCTATATTTATTTATTAGCAGCATTACACCCGAAAATGCAGAAGCTCTATCCAATCCCCAGCTAGCAGATATTGCTCGATTTTTTGGTGATGAAACTGCTGCTGCAACTGGATGGATTCACTTTTTAGTCATGGACTTATTTGTAGGGCGCTACATTTATCTAGCTGGTGTAAAAACAGGTATTTGGACTTTTCACTCCCTTGCACTTTGTTTATTTGCTGGTCCCCTTGGTTTACTTTCTCACATTTTTACCTACTGGATTTCGCTGAGATTATTTTCTAAAGACTCAGATGAAAATACAACTGCGGATGTGACAGTATCGTAG
- a CDS encoding L,D-transpeptidase, protein MKALILPQYIRYLKVLVAGIALSASFVSLPTNKAEAHHTPNSQQKVLDKVKQLKNSSKRWIQVDLSEQRLITWEGNKPVFGVIVSTGKKDTPTPTGVFNIYTKLEKTRMKGEDYDIKDVPHTMYYQGSYGIHGAFWHNNFGTPVSRGCVNVAPNHAKKIFNWASVGTTVVVQK, encoded by the coding sequence ATGAAAGCCTTAATTTTACCTCAGTATATTCGCTACCTGAAAGTTTTAGTAGCAGGAATAGCACTCTCGGCTAGTTTTGTAAGTCTTCCTACGAATAAAGCAGAAGCTCATCACACGCCAAATTCTCAGCAAAAAGTCCTTGATAAAGTTAAGCAACTAAAAAACTCTAGTAAACGCTGGATTCAAGTTGATTTATCCGAACAAAGATTAATTACTTGGGAAGGAAATAAACCCGTGTTTGGAGTTATCGTTTCTACTGGTAAAAAAGATACTCCTACCCCTACCGGCGTATTTAACATTTATACAAAACTGGAAAAAACTCGGATGAAGGGTGAAGATTACGATATTAAGGATGTTCCTCACACAATGTATTATCAAGGCAGTTATGGAATTCACGGCGCATTCTGGCATAATAATTTTGGTACGCCAGTTAGTCGGGGTTGCGTAAATGTAGCGCCCAATCATGCGAAAAAAATATTTAATTGGGCATCAGTTGGAACCACAGTAGTGGTACAAAAATAA
- a CDS encoding VWA domain-containing protein, with protein sequence MIQERDYTLIIDKSGSMSTPDQAGGKSRWQIMQESTLALARKCEQFDPDGMTVYLFSGRFKRFDDVTSDRVAQIFMENDPAGTTNLAGVLKDATDSYFKRKAAGETKPNGETILVVTDGEPDDRKAVFEVIVNASRQMEKDEELGISIVQVGTDAQATKFLKALDDQMESIGAKFDICDTVTFDDMEDMSLAEILTNAITD encoded by the coding sequence ATGATTCAAGAGCGCGACTACACCTTAATTATTGATAAAAGCGGTAGCATGTCTACCCCAGATCAAGCTGGCGGCAAAAGTCGATGGCAGATAATGCAAGAATCAACCCTTGCTTTGGCTAGAAAGTGCGAGCAATTCGATCCAGATGGAATGACAGTTTACTTGTTTTCTGGTAGATTTAAACGCTTTGACGATGTAACTTCAGATAGAGTAGCGCAAATATTCATGGAAAATGACCCTGCGGGGACTACGAATTTGGCAGGTGTTCTCAAAGATGCTACCGATAGTTATTTCAAACGTAAAGCAGCAGGGGAAACTAAGCCCAATGGTGAAACAATTTTAGTTGTCACAGATGGCGAACCAGATGATAGAAAAGCCGTATTTGAGGTAATAGTTAATGCTTCTCGTCAAATGGAAAAAGATGAAGAATTAGGAATTTCTATTGTTCAAGTTGGTACGGATGCTCAAGCAACAAAATTCCTCAAAGCTTTAGATGACCAAATGGAGTCAATTGGTGCCAAATTTGATATTTGTGACACGGTAACTTTTGATGACATGGAAGATATGAGTCTTGCAGAAATACTAACTAATGCAATTACTGATTAA
- a CDS encoding HAD family hydrolase, producing MANIKCKDTTFSNIKAILFDKNGTLEDSEVDLRNLAQKAARIIDAQIPGIGEPLLMAFGVNADSLDAAGLIAVASRRETEIAAAAYIAETGRGWIESLKIARESLDEAEKYLGDYSSPLFAGSLEILQKLSQAQLKLGILSAATTQEVNQFVQVHKLSEYLNLEMGVDGNIFKPDPALFLQACEKLEVEPTETLMVGDSVGDMEMARNAKAAGCIGITWIGKSDNVRGADVVINKLDEIEVC from the coding sequence TTGGCAAATATAAAGTGTAAAGATACAACTTTTTCTAATATAAAAGCAATTTTATTTGATAAAAACGGTACTTTAGAAGATTCAGAAGTAGATTTACGTAATTTAGCTCAAAAAGCAGCGCGAATTATAGACGCACAAATACCCGGTATCGGCGAACCTTTATTAATGGCTTTTGGTGTTAATGCTGATAGTTTAGACGCTGCGGGATTAATAGCTGTAGCTAGTCGTCGAGAAACAGAAATTGCAGCAGCAGCTTATATTGCTGAAACGGGAAGAGGTTGGATTGAATCGTTAAAAATAGCTCGCGAAAGTTTAGATGAAGCAGAAAAATATCTTGGTGATTATTCTTCACCTTTATTTGCAGGTAGCCTAGAAATATTGCAAAAGCTTTCCCAAGCACAGTTAAAGTTGGGTATTCTTTCAGCCGCTACAACCCAAGAAGTAAATCAATTTGTACAAGTCCATAAACTGAGTGAATATTTAAACTTAGAAATGGGAGTAGACGGTAATATTTTTAAACCAGATCCAGCTTTGTTTTTACAAGCTTGCGAAAAATTGGAAGTAGAACCAACTGAGACTTTAATGGTAGGAGATTCTGTTGGTGATATGGAAATGGCACGTAACGCTAAAGCTGCTGGCTGTATTGGTATTACTTGGATTGGGAAGTCGGATAATGTTCGAGGTGCGGATGTTGTAATTAATAAATTGGATGAAATTGAAGTTTGTTAA